In one Lolium rigidum isolate FL_2022 chromosome 3, APGP_CSIRO_Lrig_0.1, whole genome shotgun sequence genomic region, the following are encoded:
- the LOC124698300 gene encoding putative pentatricopeptide repeat-containing protein At3g16710, mitochondrial, producing MAMASLYHSSLPFSPPSSSCHGVLSLPPRTAASFACLCRVPPQDDHDAELLGALQSNGNGVLLREHHPTASPQDLDSIPGELGDGRRRSSEFRARDYARRIMSLPMAERVKVLDLLQRDDAALTVSDYNDIISALARGGDYDSAVALFRSLQEPNGSVAPDAHSFAIAVQCFCRKGAPDEAKEALDEMLARGYLPSVAAFSAVVGCLCKRGRVTRAMEVFDAMRAVGSEPTIRTYNSLIGGLCYVGRLEEARDLLGKLKDAPKQTADIYTFTIVLDGFCKVGRTEDAMAIFEDAIRTGLSPTIFTFNALLNGHCKEGNLLKAYDLLMEMCDSETCPPDKISYTIVLPALLRAGEISAAWKTFKRMEHAGFEADGRALDTLARGLCRQCAADISVLKDAKEVFGKVVSAGHEPVSYTYCLMAQALARGGEVDAAVAVLDDMVRKGYALRKRAYTDVVRALCDRSRTRDAVRVLATVIAKDFVPGRNAFDALLGELSRQERWPDAMAVYAAAVKRGVVVSLKRNVKEALVVDHEEEAAWESPAQLGVPQ from the coding sequence atggccatggcgtcTCTCTACCACTCCTCCCTCCCATTCTCCCCGCCGTCCTCCAGCTGCCATGGCGTCCTCTCCTTGCCCCCTCGAACCGCCGCTTCCTTCGCCTGCCTGTGCAGAGTGCCGCCGCAAGACGACCACGACGCGGAGCTCCTCGGCGCGCTCCAGTCCAACGGCAACGGCGTCCTCCTCAGGGAACACCATCCCACCGCATCACCGCAAGATCTCGACTCGATCCCCGGGGAACTGGGTGACggcaggaggaggagctccgagtTCCGGGCGCGTGACTACGCGAGGCGGATCATGAGCCTCCCCATGGCGGAGCGGGTGAAGGTGCTCGACCTGCTGCAGCGCGACGACGCGGCGCTCACCGTCTCCGACTACAACGACATCATCTCCGCGCTCGCCAGGGGCGGCGACTACGACTCCGCCGTCGCGCTCTTCAGGTCGCTGCAGGAGCCCAACGGCTCCGTCGCGCCCGACGCCCACTCCTTCGCCATCGCCGTGCAGTGCTTCTGCAGGAAGGGCGCGCCCGACGAGGCCAAGGAGGCCCTCGACGAGATGCTGGCCCGCGGGTACCTCCCCAGCGTGGCCGCCTTCTCCGCCGTCGTCGGCTGCCTCTGCAAGCGCGGCCGCGTCACCAGGGCCATGGAGGTGTTCGACGCCATGCGCGCCGTCGGGAGCGAGCCCACCATCCGCACCTACAACAGCCTCATCGGCGGGCTCTGCTACGTCGGCCGCCTCGAGGAGGCGCGGGACCTCCTCGGCAAGCTCAAGGACGCGCCCAAGCAGACGGCGGACATCTACACCTTCACCATCGTGCTCGACGGGTTCTGCAAGGTCGGCCGGACGGAGGACGCCATGGCCATCTTCGAGGACGCCATCCGGACAGGCCTCTCGCCCACGATATTCACCTTCAACGCGCTGCTCAACGGCCACTGCAAGGAGGGGAACCTGCTCAAGGCGTACGACCTGCTCATGGAGATGTGCGACAGCGAGACCTGCCCGCCGGACAAGATCAGCTACACCATCGTGCTCCCCGCGCTGCTGCGGGCCGGCGAGATCTCCGCGGCGTGGAAGACCTTCAAGCGCATGGAGCACGCCGGGTTCGAGGCGGACGGCCGCGCGCTGGACACGCTCGCGCGGGGCCTGTGCCGGCAGTGCGCGGCGGACATCTCGGTCCTCAAGGACGCCAAGGAGGTGTTCGGCAAGGTGGTGTCGGCCGGCCACGAGCCGGTGTCGTACACCTACTGCCTCATGGCGCAGGCCctggcgcgcggcggcgaggtggaCGCGGCCGTCGCCGTTCTGGACGACATGGTGCGCAAGGGGTACGCGCTGCGGAAGCGCGCCTACACGGACGTGGTGCGCGCGCTGTGCGACCGGAGCAGGACGCGCGACGCCGTGCGGGTGCTGGCTACGGTGATCGCCAAGGACTTCGTGCCTGGCCGGAACGCCTTCGACGCGCTGCTCGGCGAGCTCAGCAGGCAGGAGAGGTGGCCCGACGCCATGGCCGtgtacgccgccgccgtcaagcgCGGCGTGGTGGTCTCGCTGAAGCGTAACGTCAAGGAGGCGCTGGTGGTGGATCACGAGGAGGAAGCGGCGTGGGAATCGCCGGCGCAGTTGGGTGTTCCGCAGTGA